Proteins found in one Streptomyces sp. NBC_00461 genomic segment:
- a CDS encoding glycoside hydrolase family 65 protein, translating into MITHRSYTVEPWTVRETRLDLDVLAQSESVFALSNGHVGWRGNLDEGEPHGLPGSYLSGVHEVHPLPYAEAGYGYPESGQTVINVTNGKVLRLLVDDEPFDLRYGRLVSHERVLDLRRGVLERTCEWTSPAGTTVRVRSTRLVSLTQRAVAAIAYEVEAVGSRSRVVIQSELVANESLPGPDGDPRAAQALKSPLEAEEDIAVGHRLRLVHRTRRSGLRVAVAADHNVTGPDRTTTSSESNVDVARFTITSVLEPGERLRVEKMVAHGWSAVRSRPAMSDQVEAALAAAGHSGWDGLLEDQRAYLDDFWARADVEVDGDEEIQQAVRFALFHVLQAGARAEQRAIPAKGLTGSGYDGHAFWDTETFVLPLLTYTAPNAVAEALRWRHSTLPAARERAAQLGLNGAAFPWRTIEGSEGSAYWPAGTAAFHVNAAVAHAVVRYTAATGDDRFEREAGVELLVETARLWRSLGHHDHRGAFHIDGVTGPDEYSAIADDNTYTNLMARLNLLAAADACERHPDLAASLGVDDEESAVWRDAAEAMHIPYNSELGVHEQHAGFTRYQRWDFAATGPDRYPLMLHYPYFDLYRKQVIKQADLVLAMYTCGSYFDEEHVARNFAYYEALTVRDSSLSACVQAVIAAQAGHLRLAYDYTAEAALMDLANLEHNTRDGLHIASLAGTWMALVIGFGGLRREGDSLCFAPRLPEKFSRLAFTLQLLGRRLRVEIGPDKASYTLLTGPPLTIRHHGDPLTVQGGDPVVRAVPRPPAGPAPGQPPHRSPGPNSR; encoded by the coding sequence CGATCTGGACGTCCTGGCGCAGAGCGAGTCCGTCTTCGCGCTCTCCAACGGCCACGTCGGCTGGCGCGGCAACCTCGACGAGGGCGAACCGCACGGCTTGCCCGGTTCCTACCTCAGCGGAGTGCACGAGGTGCATCCGCTGCCCTACGCGGAGGCCGGATACGGGTATCCGGAGTCCGGCCAGACGGTCATCAACGTCACCAACGGCAAGGTGCTGCGGCTGCTGGTCGACGACGAGCCGTTCGACCTGCGCTACGGCCGTCTCGTCTCCCACGAGAGGGTGCTCGACCTGCGGCGGGGTGTACTGGAACGGACCTGTGAGTGGACCTCGCCCGCCGGAACCACCGTCCGGGTGCGCTCCACCCGCCTGGTCTCGCTCACTCAGCGTGCCGTCGCCGCCATCGCCTACGAGGTCGAGGCCGTCGGCAGCCGCTCCCGTGTGGTGATCCAGTCGGAGCTGGTCGCCAACGAGAGCCTGCCCGGGCCGGACGGCGACCCGCGCGCGGCCCAGGCACTGAAATCACCCCTTGAGGCCGAGGAGGACATCGCCGTCGGTCACCGGCTGCGCCTGGTGCACCGCACGCGTCGCAGCGGCCTGCGCGTGGCGGTGGCCGCCGACCACAACGTCACCGGTCCCGATCGGACCACGACCAGCAGCGAGAGCAACGTGGACGTGGCCCGGTTCACGATCACCTCGGTGCTGGAACCGGGCGAGCGCCTGCGCGTGGAGAAAATGGTCGCCCACGGCTGGTCCGCCGTACGCTCGCGGCCCGCGATGAGCGACCAGGTGGAGGCGGCGCTGGCGGCGGCAGGCCACAGCGGCTGGGACGGCCTCCTGGAGGACCAGCGGGCCTACCTCGACGACTTCTGGGCGCGTGCGGACGTCGAGGTCGACGGCGACGAGGAGATCCAGCAGGCCGTCCGCTTCGCGCTCTTCCACGTCCTGCAGGCCGGCGCCCGCGCCGAGCAGCGCGCGATCCCCGCCAAGGGCCTGACCGGATCCGGCTACGACGGTCACGCCTTCTGGGACACCGAGACCTTCGTCCTGCCCCTGCTCACCTACACCGCGCCCAATGCCGTGGCCGAGGCGCTGCGCTGGCGGCACAGCACCCTGCCCGCCGCCCGTGAACGCGCCGCCCAACTCGGCCTGAACGGCGCCGCGTTCCCCTGGCGCACCATCGAGGGCTCGGAAGGCTCGGCGTACTGGCCGGCCGGCACCGCGGCCTTCCATGTGAACGCCGCCGTCGCCCACGCCGTCGTGCGCTACACGGCGGCGACCGGAGACGACCGCTTCGAGCGCGAGGCCGGCGTCGAACTCCTGGTGGAAACCGCCCGTCTGTGGCGCTCGCTCGGTCACCACGACCACCGGGGCGCCTTCCACATCGACGGCGTCACCGGCCCGGACGAGTACAGCGCGATCGCCGACGACAACACGTACACCAACCTCATGGCCCGCCTGAACCTGCTGGCCGCCGCCGACGCCTGCGAGCGCCACCCTGATCTGGCGGCATCCCTCGGCGTCGACGACGAGGAGAGCGCGGTCTGGCGGGACGCCGCCGAGGCGATGCACATCCCGTACAACAGCGAACTCGGCGTGCACGAGCAGCACGCCGGCTTCACCCGCTACCAGCGCTGGGACTTCGCCGCCACCGGCCCCGACCGGTACCCGCTGATGCTGCACTACCCGTACTTCGACCTCTACCGCAAACAGGTGATCAAACAGGCCGACCTGGTACTGGCGATGTACACCTGCGGCAGCTACTTCGACGAGGAACACGTCGCCCGCAACTTCGCCTACTACGAGGCCCTGACCGTACGGGACTCCTCGCTGTCGGCGTGCGTCCAGGCCGTCATCGCCGCCCAGGCGGGCCATCTGCGCCTCGCCTACGACTACACGGCCGAGGCCGCCCTGATGGATCTGGCGAACCTGGAGCACAACACCCGCGACGGGCTGCACATCGCGTCGCTGGCCGGCACCTGGATGGCCCTGGTCATCGGGTTCGGCGGTCTGCGCCGCGAGGGCGACTCCCTGTGCTTCGCGCCGCGCCTGCCCGAGAAGTTCAGCCGCCTCGCCTTCACCCTCCAGCTGCTCGGTCGCCGGCTGCGCGTGGAGATCGGCCCGGACAAGGCCTCGTACACCCTGCTGACCGGGCCGCCGCTGACGATCCGGCACCACGGGGACCCGCTGACGGTGCAGGGCGGCGATCCCGTCGTCCGCGCCGTACCTCGGCCACCGGCCGGCCCTGCTCCCGGACAGCCACCGCACCGCAGCCCGGGCCCCAACTCCCGCTGA